The sequence GCCGCGGCTGGTCAGGATGCGAGCGAGGCCATCTTCGCCAACACCAGGGGCGAGCTGTGTGAGGGCACCGGCACCAACGTCTTCATCGCCCGCGGCGGCCGGCTGATGACCCCGCCGCTGTCGAGCGGCTGCCTGGCGGGCATCACCCGGGCCCTGGTGCTGGAGACCACCGCGGCGGCCACCGAGGCCACCGTCGCCCTCTCGGCCCTCACCGGCGCCGATGAGGCGTTCCTCACCTCCTCCACCCGCGAGGTCCAGCCCATCGCCGCGGTCGACGGCCGCCCCCTCCCCGCGGCTCCCGGCCCCCTCACCCAGGCGGCCATGGACGCCTACGCCGACCTCCTCGCCCGCGACCTCGACCCGTAGCCCCCCCGCCCCACCCCGAACTGGCACCAGAACCGCGCTGGAACCCGGCGCGGTTCTGGTGCCAGAAGCCTCCTCGGTCAGCCGCCGGTGGGGCGGAGGTGGACGACGTCGCCGACGGTCACCTCGCGGGGGGTGCCGTCGTCGGTCTCGACGATCAGGTGGCCCTCGGCGGTGACGTCGGTGGCGACGCCCTCGATCGACGCGCCACCAACCAGCTCGACCCGCACCCGCTGGCCGAGGGTGGCGCAGCGGCGCCGGTGCTCGGCCAGGAGCTCGTCGACCCCACCCGCCAGGAGCGAGGCGTAGCGGGCCTCGACGCCCTCCAGGTACGCCGTGAGCAGGGCGGACCGCTCCACCGGGGCATCCACCACGTGGTTGAGGGCGATGGCGGTGCCGGCGAGCTCGTCGGGGAGCTCGTCGGGCCACGACACGTTGAGCCCCATCCCCACCACCACCGCCTCGACCCGGCCCCCCACCACCAGCGACTCGGCCAGCAGCCCGGCCAGCTTGCGGTCGCCCACCAGCAGGTCGTTCGGCCACTTGAGCGATGGGGCGACGCCGGCGACGGTCCCGCAGGCGTCGGCGGCCGCGGCTCCGGCGGCGACGGTCACCAGGTGCAGCCGGTCGACGGGGAGGTCGGGGCGCACCAGGAGCGACACCAGCAGCGACGACCCCGGCTGGGCCTGCCAGGTGCGGCCCATGCGCCCGCGGCCCGCCGACTGGTGGTCGGCGACCAGCACCCGCCCCTCGGGGGCGCCGTCGCGGGCCTCGTCGAGGAGGGTGGCGTTGGTCGACCCGATGTCGCTC comes from Acidimicrobiales bacterium and encodes:
- a CDS encoding aminotransferase class IV, which translates into the protein AAAGQDASEAIFANTRGELCEGTGTNVFIARGGRLMTPPLSSGCLAGITRALVLETTAAATEATVALSALTGADEAFLTSSTREVQPIAAVDGRPLPAAPGPLTQAAMDAYADLLARDLDP
- a CDS encoding biotin--[acetyl-CoA-carboxylase] ligase, yielding MVVVSFQIVLTPVELDRLAATRFADVRWVSDIGSTNATLLDEARDGAPEGRVLVADHQSAGRGRMGRTWQAQPGSSLLVSLLVRPDLPVDRLHLVTVAAGAAAADACGTVAGVAPSLKWPNDLLVGDRKLAGLLAESLVVGGRVEAVVVGMGLNVSWPDELPDELAGTAIALNHVVDAPVERSALLTAYLEGVEARYASLLAGGVDELLAEHRRRCATLGQRVRVELVGGASIEGVATDVTAEGHLIVETDDGTPREVTVGDVVHLRPTGG